Proteins from one Suncus etruscus isolate mSunEtr1 chromosome 3, mSunEtr1.pri.cur, whole genome shotgun sequence genomic window:
- the LOC126003391 gene encoding voltage-dependent anion-selective channel protein 3, which yields MCSTPTYCDLGKAAKDVFNKGYGFGMVKIDLKTKSCSGVEFSTSGHAYTDTGKALGNLETKYKVCNYGLTFVQKWNTDNTLGTEISWENKLADGLKLTLDTIFVPNTGKKSGKLKASYRRDCFSLGSSVDIDFSGPTIYGWAVLAFEGWLAGYQMSFDTAKSKLCQNNFALGYKAADFQLHTHVNDGTEFGGSIYQKVTEKVETSINLAWTAGSNNTRFGIAAKYRLDCRTSLSAKINNASLIGLGYTQTLRPGVKLTLSALVDGKNFNAGGHKVGLGFELEA from the coding sequence ATGTGTAGCACACCGACGTACTGTGACCTAGGGAAGGCTGCCAAGGATGTCTTCAACAAAGGATATGGCTTTGGCATGGTCAAAATAGATCTGAAAACCAAGTCATGTAGTGGAGTGGAATTTTCTACTTCTGGTCATGCCTACACTGATACAGGGAAAGCATTGGGCAACCTAGAGACGAAATACAAGGTCTGTAACTATGGACTTACCTTCGTCCAAAAATGGAACACAGACAATACACTTGGAACAGAAATATCCTGGGAGAATAAGTTGGCTGATGGATTGAAACTGACGCTTGATACCATATTTGTACCGAACACAGGAAAGAAGAGTGGGAAATTGAAGGCATCCTATAGACGGGATTGCTTCAGTCTTGGCAGTAGTGTTGACATAGATTTTTCTGGACCAACCATTTATGGCTGGGCTGTGTTGGCCTTTGAAGGTTGGCTTGCTGGTTATCAGATGAGTTTTGATACAGCGAAATCCAAACTGTGTCAGAATAATTTTGCCCTGGGTTACAAGGCTGCAGACTTCCAGCTGCATACTCATGTGAACGATGGCACTGAATTCGGAGGGTCTATCTATCAGAAGGTTACGGAGAAGGTTGAAACATCAATAAATCTTGCTTGGACAGCTGGCAGTAACAACACCCGTTTTGGCATCGCTGCTAAATACAGGCTGGATTGTAGAACTTCTTTATCtgctaaaataaataatgccAGTTTGATTGGACTGGGTTATACTCAGACTCTCCGACCAGGAGTCAAACTGACCCTATCAGCTTTAGTTGATGGAAAGAACTTCAATGCAGGAGGTCACAAGGTTGGTCTGGGATTTGAACTAGAagcttaa